A region from the Lemur catta isolate mLemCat1 chromosome 7, mLemCat1.pri, whole genome shotgun sequence genome encodes:
- the BEST1 gene encoding bestrophin-1, translated as MTITYTSQVANARLGCFSRLLLCWRGSIYKLLYGEFLIFLLCYYTIRFIYRLALTEEQQLIFEKLTLYCDSYIQLIPISFVLGFYVTLVVTRWWNQYENLPWPDRLMSLVSGFVEGTDEQGRLLRRTLIRYANLGNLLILRSISTAVYKRFPSPQHLVQAGFMTPTEHKHFEKLSLPHNMFWVPWVWFANLAMKAWLGGRIRDSVLLQSLLNEMNILRTQCGHLYAYDWISVPLVYTQVVTVAVYSFFLACLIGRQFLNPAKSYPGHELDLVVPLLTFLQFFFYVGWLKVAEQLINPFGEDDDDFETNWIVDRNLQVSLLAVDEMHQDLPQMERDMYWNEPEPQPPYTAAAAHSRRASFMGSTFNISLPKEDMEFQPNQEEDEDDAHAGIIGRFLGLQSYDHHPPRTNSKTKLLWPKKESFLYEGQPKNPKGAKQNLRGQEESKAWKLKAVDTFKSAPLYQRPGYYSAPQTPLSPTPMVFPPEQSALPGLHSVAGIDTKDINLKPETSGAKNSFEVLPEDDGALVEQSEVPRVRRKTVEFNLRDMPEIPEHLKEPHLDRSATNIHTILKDHADPYWTLENRDEAHS; from the exons atGACCATCACCTACACAAGCCAAGTGGCCAATGCCCGCTTGGGCTGCTTCTCCCGCCTGCTGCTGTGCTGGCGGGGCAGCATCTACAAGCTGCTGTACGGCGAGTTCCTCATCTTCCTGCTCTGCTACTACACCATCCGCTTCATTTACAG gctgGCCCTGACAGAGGAACAGCAGCTGATATTTGAGAAGCTGACTCTGTATTGCGACAGCTACATCCAGCTCATCCCCATTTCCTTCGTGCTGG GCTTCTACGTGACGTTGGTCGTGACCCGCTGGTGGAACCAGTACGAGAACCTGCCGTGGCCCGACCGCCTCATGAGCCTGGTGTCGGGCTTCGTGGAGGGCACGGACGAGCAAGGCCGGCTGCTGCGGCGCACGCTCATCCGCTACGCCAACCTGGGCAACCTGCTCATCCTGCGCAGCATCAGCACCGCGGTCTACAAGcgcttccccagcccccagcacctggTGCAGGCAG GCTTTATGACCCCCACGGAACACAAGCACTTTGAAAAATTGAGCTTACCACACAACATGTTCTGGGTGCCCTGGGTGTGGTTTGCCAACCTGGCAATGAAGGCCTGGCTTGGAGGCCGAATCCGGGACTCTGTTTTGCTCCAGAGCCTGCTGAAT gaAATGAACATCCTGCGTACTCAGTGTGGACACCTGTATGCCTACGACTGGATCAGTGTCCCATTGGTGTACACACAG gTGGTGACTGTGGCAGTGTACAGCTTCTTCCTGGCTTGCCTCATTGGGCGGCAGTTTCTGAACCCAGCCAAGTCCTACCCTGGCCACGAGCTGGACCTGGTCGTGCCCCTCTTGACGTTCCTGCAGTTCTTCTTCTATGTTGGCTGGCTGAAG GTGGCAGAGCAGCTCATCAACCCCTTTGGAGAGGATGATGATGACTTTGAGACCAACTGGATTGTCGACAGGAACTTACAG GTGTCCCTGTTGGCTGTGGATGAGATGCACCAGGACCTACCTCAGATGGAACGGGACATGTATTGGAATGAGCCAGAACCACAGCCCCCCTACACAGCTGCTGCCGCCCATTCCCGCCGAGCCTCCTTTATGGGTTCCACTTTCAACATCAG CCTGCCCAAAGAGGATATGGAGTTCCAGCCGAATCaggaggaggacgaggacgaTGCTCATGCTGGCATTATTGGCCGCTTCCTAGGGCTGCAGTCCTATGACCACCATCCTCCAAGGACAAACTCAAAGACCAAACTACTGTGGCCCAAGAAGGAGTCCTTTCTCTATGAGGGCCAGCCCAAGAACCCCAAGGGGGCCAAACAGAACCTTAGGGGCCAGGAAGAAAGCAAGGCCTGGAAGCTTAAGGCAGTGGACACATTCAAGTCTGCTCCACTGTATCAGAGGCCAGGATACTACAGTGCCCCCCAGACGCCCCTCAGCCCCACACCCATGGTCTTCCCCCCTGAACAATCAGCACTCCCAGGGCTCCACAGTGTTGCAGGCATAGACACCAAAGATATAAACCTAAAGCCTGAGACTTCTGGGGCCAAGAACAGTTTTGAAGTGCTCCCAGAGGATGATGGGGCCTTGGTGGAGCAATCAGAAGTACCTCGTGTGAGGAGAAAAACTGTGGAGTTTAACCTGAGGGATATGCCAGAGATCCCTGAACATCTCAAAGAACCACATTTGGACCGGTCAGCAACCAACATACACACTATACTCAAAGATCATGCAGATCCTTATTGGACCTTGGAAAACAG GGATGAAGCACATTCCTAA
- the FTH1 gene encoding ferritin heavy chain translates to MTTASSSQVRQNYHQDSEAAINRQINLELYASYVYLSMSYYFDRDDVALKNFAKYFLHQSHEEREHAEKLMKLQNQRGGRIFLQDIQKPDHDDWESGLYAMECALHLEKSVNQSLLELHKLATDKNDPHLCDFIETHYLDEQVKSIKELGDHVTNLRKMGAPESGMAEYLFDKHTLGDSDKS, encoded by the exons ATGACGACCGCGTCCTCCTCGCAGGTGCGCCAGAACTACCACCAGGACTCCGAGGCCGCCATCAACCGCCAGATCAACCTGGAGCTCTACGCCTCCTACGTCTATCTGTCCATG TCTTACTACTTTGACCGTGATGATGTGGCTTTGAAGAATTTTGCCAAATACTTTCTTCACCAATCTCATGAGGAGAGGGAACATGCTGAGAAACTGATGAAGCTGCAGAACCAACGAGGTGGCCGAATCTTCCTTCAGGACATCCAG AAACCAGACCATGATGATTGGGAGAGCGGGCTGTATGCGATGGAGTGTGCGTTACACTTGGAAAAAAGTGTGAATCAGTCACTACTGGAACTGCACAAACTGGCCACTGACAAAAATGACCCCCAT TTGTGTGACTTCATTGAGACACATTACCTGGATGAGCAGGTGAAATCCATCAAAGAATTGGGTGACCATGTAACCAACCTGCGCAAGATGGGAGCCCCCGAATCTGGCATGGCGGAGTATCTCTTTGACAAGCATACCCTGGGAGACAGTGATAAGAGCTAA